From Oreochromis aureus strain Israel breed Guangdong linkage group 4, ZZ_aureus, whole genome shotgun sequence, a single genomic window includes:
- the asb16 gene encoding ankyrin repeat and SOCS box protein 16 isoform X3 gives MSKDTFPFTSTSLRSLRLEQAFQEWEDARRALAHRRAMTRAPLPRAPRAPPRQQRLQEVRAPPPQVRCRDAAVHNTFMCGDMKGVYAVLKDPAMVNALMETVHEEMVWAPEMGMWTMSSTVKQTSALRLAASRGHTACVEELLFRGAEVNADPGGNTALHDACIGGHSICVQLLLSHGAEPDLLAADGSAPLHLCTSAQSFHCAELLLEGGAEVNVRTNESRLTPLHVAARRGLEEHAELFLSHGADVLATNREGETPLNAACSGAERPSEAGRYLRVIQKLLDAGASARTAGRKQHTPLHNACANCCPRIVDLLLQHGAKADVTNCAGYTAMDCLLQVVEDFPDQQPEAIARSLLNHGAKPVSPKMLKQCVLSPATVEVLLNSYPHLPPCEWMDAVSAEIYED, from the exons ATGTCAAAGGACACATTTCCATTTACCTCTACTTCACTGCGCTCTCTGAGACTGGAGCAGGCGTTTCAGGAATGGGAGGATGCACGGCGAGCACTGGCTCATAGGAGAGCCATGACTAGAGCGCCTTTGCCTCGGGCCCCGAGGGCTCCTCCCCGTCAGCAACGGCTCCAGGAAGTCAGGGCCCCTCCGCCCCAGGTGAGGTGCAGAGACGCTGCCGTCCACAACACTTTCATGTGCGGGGACATGAAAGGAGTGTATGCAGTGCTGAAGGACCCTGCTATGGTCAATGCCCTGATGGAGACAGTGCATGAGGAGATGGTGTGGGCTCCAGAGATGG GCATGTGGACCATGAGCTCCACGGTGAAACAGACCTCAGCCTTACGTCTGGCTGCCAGCAGAGGACACACAGCATGTGTGGAGGAGCTGCTGTTTCGTGGGGCGGAGGTGAACGCTGACCCTGGAGGCAACACAGCCCTCCACGATGCCTGCATAGGTGGCCATTCTATTTGTGTCCAGCTGCTGCTCTCTCATGGAGCAGAGCCTGATCTGTTGGCTGCAGATGGCAGTGCCCCTCTTCACCTCTGTACCTCTGCCCAGTCATTCCA CTGTGCTGAGCTGCTTTTAGAAGGAGGTGCAGAGGTCAACGTGAGGACCAATGAGTCGAGACTCACACCTCTGCATGTGGCTGCTCGGCGAGGCCTCGAAGAGCACGCCGAGCTCTTTCTTAGCCACGGAGCTGATGTGTTAGCCACAAATCGAGAGGGCGAGACCCCTCTGAACGCTGCATGCTCTGGAGCCGAGAGACCATCTGAGGCCGGACGCTACCTTCGTGTAATTCAGAAGCTTCTGGACGCTGGAGCCAGTGCTCGAACTGCAGGGAGGAAGCAGCACACTCCACTGCACAACGCCTGTGCAAACTGCTGCCCCAGGATTGTAGACCTCCTCCTGCAGCATGGGGCCAAGGCTGATGTCACCAACTGTGCAGGATACACAGCCATGGACTGTTTGCTGCAG GTGGTAGAAGATTTCCCGGACCAGCAACCTGAAGCAATTGCACGATCACTTCTGAACCACGGAGCTAAGCCTGTTTCACCAAAG